The Rhizobium sp. 9140 genome segment ACCTATGTCGCCATGACCCGGCATCGTGACGGGGTGCAGCTCTACGCGGCACAGGACGAGTTCACCAATGCCGGCCGGCTGGTCGAGCATGGGGCCGCGCCCTATGAGCATGACCCGCAGAAATCCGACAGCTATTTCGTGACGCTGGAAAACGACAAGGGCGAGCAGCGCACCCTATGGGGCGTCGATCTAGAGCGCGCCATGAAGGAGGCCGCGCCGGAGATCGGGGAGAAGATCGGCCTACAGCATGAGGGTTCCACCCCCGTCACCTTGCCGGATGGGACGCAGACGCACCGCAACACATGGAAGGTTCAGGACGCCGGGGAGCTGGCCTATAGCCAGCTAGAGCGCCGCCTGTCCCGGTCGGGCGTGAAAGAAACCACGCTCGATTATACTCGCGACTTTGCCGAGCGGCGCGGGATCGCGGAGCAGATGGGCGTCCGCAGCGAGATCGAGATTCCGGCCGAGCGCGTCGGGCTACGTGCGGAACGGGAGTCGACGGCCGGGGATCATGCTCTTGATCGGAGATCCTCGCAAAAAGTCCGCGCGGATCTCGCGCAGGATCTTCGTGCAGATCCTCGCGAGGATCTCGCCGCCGATCGACAGCAGCGCCAACGGCCATTCGAGGGCCTGAAACTCGCGCGCGGCGCGGCGGCCGAGGGGCCGCAGCAGGACCGCGCCGGCGAGGACGGCCCGCAGATCGATCAGAAACGGCCACAGCAGGCCGAGAAGCAGCGGCGCGGTATGTTCGCCGGCCTCAAGCTCAATGCGCGTCCTGCACCCTCGCAGGAGCGCAGCGAGCGGCCGGAAAGGGAAGGGAGCTTGCGGCAGGCGCCTGCGCCCGACCGGCTGACCGAGCGGGCGCGGGGGCAGTCGCCGCTTGAGCAGGCCGTTGACCGCTATTCGCGAGCCTATCAGTCGATCGACCAGCATCGGCGCGAGGGCTTGCCGGTCCTCGACATGCAGCGGCAGGAAATGCGCGATGCCGGCCAGCAGCTCGACCAGGTGCAGGGCGGCATGAAAGATTTGATGCGCTCGACCCTGCAAAATGATCCGGAGACGGCGCGCGCCATGACCGAGCTTTCCGGCCGGGAGCGTGTCGCGCAGGTCATCGACGGCATGAAGCGCGAGAACGCCGCGCTGCAAGACCCGAATGTCAGGGCCGAGCGGTTCGTGAACCGCTGGCAGGAACTGGACGGCCAGCGCCAGAAACTTCGCGGCTGGCAGCACGACGAGGCGCGGGGCAAGGTCGAAAGCCAGATGAACGGCCTGACCAAGAGCCTTGAGCGTGACCCGCAGGTAGATTCCATCCTGCGCAATCGCCGTCAGGAGCTTGGAATCGGGCAGGAGCTTCGCCGGGGGCAGAGCATCGCCCATCAGTTGCAAGAGGAAATGACACGCGGCCAGCGGCTCAGCCGGGGCATCGGCATGTCAATGTAGGTTAGGGAGTGACCATGACGGAGCTGGACGACGACAGGGAAGGTATCGAGCCGGAAACACTGGACGAGGACGCCGGCGACCCGGCCGCCGCGTTCGACGCGCTACGGCGCACGATCGAGACGCAGGGCGCGCAGATCGGCGCGGAAATGACGGTCATCCGTCGCGGGCTGGAAGCCGCCTTCGACCAGTTCGAGAAGATCGAGCCGCAGGCCGACTACAAGCCCCAGCTCGCCCAGCTCGTGCAGGCGCTCGACAGCGTTGCGCAACGGATGCACGGCGTTGAACAGTCACCCATTCTCCGGCAGGGCGCGCAGCACTATGCGGCGGCGCTTGAGCGCAGCGGCGAGGGCTTGGTGAGGACGGCCGTGCAACAGCTCGAGCGGCAGGCGTCCGACCTCGAGCGCGCCGGCCGGAATCTTTCGGCGCACGTCGCCAGTGCGCGGGAGCGCAAGCGACAAAATTGGTGGCTTGTCGCCGCGTTCGCTCTCGGCCTGATCGTCGGCGCGCTCGTGATGCTGTTTCTTCCGCGCCTGTTGCCGTTCTCGGCCGCGCCGCGTGTCGCCAGTGTCGTCATGGGCGAAAGGCCGTGGCAGGCCGGTATGAGCCTCATGGCGTTCGGCAGCCCGGAAGCATGGCAGCGGGTGGCGTCGGCCGACCAGCTCATTGAGGCGAACAGGGACTCGGTAGCGGCTTGTTGGGAGGCCGCGCGCACGTCCGGAGGATCAGCGTTGCACCATCACCGTGAAAGCGACGGAATGATCGGCGTTTTCACTCGGCAAACAAGTGTAGAGATCACTTAGGCTCCAAGTCACCGTTCGATTAACTGACCATCATCCGTTAGATACATACCATCTGATAGGTAAACTAGCCCATCTTCGTCGGCGGCATCGGAAAGCTCCGCCCATATCTCAGCCATATCCGACAGTTCCAAGCCGAGGGCATTTGCCAAGGATTGCCCTCCTTGCTCGATTTGGGTTTGGCTCAAGCCAGTAAATTCGACGTAGCGCCTGCCATGGAGGTCGCTTGCATGTCGGGCCGACGCCCCAAATGCGGAAAAGATGCTGGCCGCATGTTCGATGAGGCGTTCTTGATTTGGATATGGGGCTTTACTTCTGTCGTCTTCTCCGGCTGTCGCTGTCATAACAGTATAGGATGCTTGGAACCGAACTATTCTCAGAAGCACAAAACTATCTGACGACAAGCAGTATTGAGCCTGACTAGAATCAAATTTGTCCGACGAAGAAATTGTAGCCACAGGGTTTTCTCTTACGTTGCTGCACCTCTGCAAATGCAGGTGGGTGAGTTTTGTCTCGCTCGCTTGCAACAGCGCCTAGCGTCCCTTGTCGGAAAGGTGTCCATCGGGCGATATCCACAGACCATCCGAAAGATAGGCGTCGTCGCGGCCGTCTCCCCCGATCGCGTTATACAACGCATCCGTACGGTGTCCTAGAATAGGGCTGGCGCTCCTCCGGCTAGGTTTTCGATCTGAAATCGAGACGGCCATTTCGAAGAGGCGCTGTTCGGGATCGGAGCGATTGGTGCGTAAGAGGCGGCCGGCAGGATCAATCAACTCTCCTAACCGAGATGGATCAGATATCGAGGAGCGAACGGCTTCATGATCGTGCCCCAGGCTGACGAGATGTTGCGTTAGCCGCCCGAGCGCGCTCCTGGTTTCTTCTTCTGACGGCTCAAAGTCCTTTGTGATCACACGCAAGATTTTACCGCTCTGACCATCAAAAACGACTTGTCCTGCCTGCGATAGGTCGAACCGGCATGTCATGCCGCGAAAAGATTGCAATCCAGAAAGCACCGCAAGAATGCGCGAAAGC includes the following:
- a CDS encoding DUF6118 family protein is translated as MTELDDDREGIEPETLDEDAGDPAAAFDALRRTIETQGAQIGAEMTVIRRGLEAAFDQFEKIEPQADYKPQLAQLVQALDSVAQRMHGVEQSPILRQGAQHYAAALERSGEGLVRTAVQQLERQASDLERAGRNLSAHVASARERKRQNWWLVAAFALGLIVGALVMLFLPRLLPFSAAPRVASVVMGERPWQAGMSLMAFGSPEAWQRVASADQLIEANRDSVAACWEAARTSGGSALHHHRESDGMIGVFTRQTSVEIT